TTGGCCGGAAAACCTATGCACTGTTTTCAAGCCATCAGGACAGTAGCATGAACAATGGCCATGTTTATGTTGCATCTTCTGGTTTGACTGACCCGAAATGGCAAAATGTGACAGTGCTGTCCGGTGATGTCGCTTCGGAAGTCCGCAAGATCAAACAGCAAGATGGTCCGTTGCTGCAAATTCACGGCAGTTGGCAGCTAATCCAAGCCCTGTTGACTGCTGACCTGATTGATGAATTCCGTCTGTGGGTATTTCCAGTGACGGTAGGTTCCGGCAAGCGCCTGTTTCAATCGGATTTCAAAGGCGGGCCGCTCAAATTGTTGAAAACGGAGCCGACCGGCAATGGCGTTGTCATGAATGTGTATCGCAAATCAGGCTGACCCTCGAGAGATAATATAATTGTCTCACTGGGCTGCTAAAACCAGAAACGAACCCCGACCACATAATTGGTCACGCTCGGATCTTCTCCAGCAGTTCTTGCGAAGTCACGGCTATCGCCCAGCTTCCATTCCTGCTCGATGCCGATATAGGGCGCGAATTCGGGGACGATTTCATAGCGCAGGCGCAGGCCAAGCTCGAGATTGTCGATGCCCGCGCCAACGCCGAGCTCCGGGATATCCTGAGCAGCGAGATTGATCTCTGCGCGCGGTTGCAGAACCAGGCTTTGGGTGAGCCGCTGGTCATATTCAGCTTCGATACGGGCCGTCAGGTCGCCCTTGTCCGAGAGGAATGCCGCCGCATCAACCTCGAACATATAGGGCACCAGACCTTGTATTCCGACGACTGCATGGGTGCGGGTGGGACCAGTCAGATCCTGCCGGACGCCCGCTTGCAGATCGAAAAATGGCGCAATGGCGCGGCTGTAGAGTGCCTGAATCTCGGCATCTTCAATCGGTTCGCCGAAACTGCCTTCGCCTTCGCTTTTGAACCAGAATTTGTTGATATCCCCGCCATAATAGCCCTGAACATCCCAGAGATAACCGTCTTCACCGGCACGGACGCGATATTCGGCGCGGTCGCCCTGAAACCAGAACAGCATCATATCGCCATGTTCGTCATAGAGCGCCTCGCGGGAAGCGAGCATTTCCTCTGCGCCCCAGATGGCATCGGCGGCCTTTAGCGGGCCGGATGGGCTTTCGGCCTCAGGGGCCTCAGCAGCAGGCTGATCGGGTTGATCATCCATCCGCGAGTGGTCCATCTGGCTATGATCCATAGCACTATGGTTCTGATGCTGATCATGACTTTGGGCAAGCAGGGGTGTCGTTGCGGTTGAACCCGCCAAAAGGGCTGCAAATATTCGGTGCATCATGCGTCCTTCGGAAATTCAATGCTGACCGCCTGCATCATGCCGGCGTGC
This DNA window, taken from Parasphingorhabdus litoris DSM 22379, encodes the following:
- a CDS encoding copper resistance protein B; the encoded protein is MMHRIFAALLAGSTATTPLLAQSHDQHQNHSAMDHSQMDHSRMDDQPDQPAAEAPEAESPSGPLKAADAIWGAEEMLASREALYDEHGDMMLFWFQGDRAEYRVRAGEDGYLWDVQGYYGGDINKFWFKSEGEGSFGEPIEDAEIQALYSRAIAPFFDLQAGVRQDLTGPTRTHAVVGIQGLVPYMFEVDAAAFLSDKGDLTARIEAEYDQRLTQSLVLQPRAEINLAAQDIPELGVGAGIDNLELGLRLRYEIVPEFAPYIGIEQEWKLGDSRDFARTAGEDPSVTNYVVGVRFWF
- a CDS encoding dihydrofolate reductase family protein, which gives rise to MRDIAALTFITLDGVMQAVRLPDEDRSGGFTSGGWAADYWDPVMEQVQREAMAEPYDMLLGRKTYALFSSHQDSSMNNGHVYVASSGLTDPKWQNVTVLSGDVASEVRKIKQQDGPLLQIHGSWQLIQALLTADLIDEFRLWVFPVTVGSGKRLFQSDFKGGPLKLLKTEPTGNGVVMNVYRKSG